The nucleotide sequence CTGTTCACTCATGGCTAGACCTCCTATTATTCTTCTTTCATAAGATCATGCATTTCTAAAAACTTCGTATTGAACTGCCCTTCCACGAATTTCTCATGGTTTAGCAGCTTGAGATGGAACGGTATGGTCGTGTGGATACCTTCGACCACAAACTCACCAAGCGCTCTCTTCATGCGGTCAATCGCTTCTTCCCGGCTGCTTCCATAAGTAATGACCTTCGCAATCATTGAATCATAGTAAGGCGGGATTGTATAACCAGGATATGCCGCTGAATCTATTCTAACACCAAATCCGCCTGGAGGGAGATACATTTTAATTTTGCCTGCTGATGGCATGAAGTTTTTCGCTGGATTTTCTGCGTTGATTCGGCATTCAATCGCCCATCCATTGAACTCTACATCTTCCTGCTTAAGGTTCAGCCTTTCACCTGATGCAATCTTGATCTGTTCCTTGATCAAGTCAACGCCTGTTACCATTTCAGTTACAGGATGTTCAACCTGTATCCGCGTATTCATCTCCATGAAATAAAATTTACGATTGCGATAATCATAAATAAATTCTACCGTGCCGGCTCCAGTATAATCAACTGCTTTTGCCGCTTTGACCGCAGCTTCGCCCATTTCAGCCCTGATTTCTCCGTCAAGGGCTGGTGATGGTGTTTCCTCAAGCAGCTTTTGAAGGCGCCTTTGGATTGAACAATCACGCTCACCCAGATGAATGGTATGGCCATAGCTGTCTGCAAGCACCTGTATTTCAACATGGCGGAAATCTTCGATATATTTTTCAATATATACTCCCGGGTTCCCGAATGCTGTCATTGCTTCCTGCTGGGTGATATTGATCCCTTTGACAAGCTCCTGTTCTGTCCTGGCAACACGGATTCCTTTGCCGCCGCCGCCAGCTGTCGCTTTGATGATGACAGGATAACCGATGTCGTTCGCAAGGCTGACAGCATCTTCTGTACTTTCCACGATTCCCTGTGAACCCGGAACAATAGGAACATTCGCCTCTTTCATTGTTTCTCTTGCAACATCTTTCGTTCCCATCTTTTGAATTGCTTCTGGAGAAGGACCGACGAAAATGATGTTGCACTCCCTGCAAAGCTCAGCGAAATCTGCATTTTCAGCAAGGAAGCCGTATCCAGGGTGGATGGCGTCACAGCCGGTCAATTTTGCCACGCTGATAATATTTGTGAAATTCAAATAGCTGTCTTTTGAAGCTTTCGGTCCAATACAATATGCTTCATCAGCAAGCTGTACATGAAGTGATTCTTTATCTGCTTCAGAGTAGACGGCTACGGATTCGACTTCCATTTCCCTGCAGGCACGGATGACCCGGACTGCGATTTCTCCTCTATTGGCTATCAGTAATTTTTTTATCATCAATATCGCTCCTTATTCGGGCTTAACCAGGAATAAAGCTTGGCCGTATTCAACCAGCTGGCCGTCTTTAACAAGAACTTCAACAATTTCTCCATTTACTTCTGCTTCGATCTCGTTGAAAAGTTTCATCGCTTCAACGATGCATACAATTGAATCTTTGCTGACCTTTGAGCCTGCTTTTACATAAGCATCTGCTTCCGGAGATGAAGATTGATAGAAAGTTCCGACCATTGGTGAAACGATCTTATGTAAATTGGAAGTATCCTGAACTTCTTCCTGCTTCACTTCCTGGACTGCTGCCGCTTCGACCTTAGGCTCAGGGCGTTGAGTTTCCTGGACTGCTGGTACTGGCTGTGGAGCTGGTGCAGCTGGCTGAACGTGCTCAACCACAGACTTGACTGCTCCATGCTTCTTCATTTTGATCTTTGATCCTTCATATTCGTATGAAAACTCGTCAATGCTTGATTGGTCCACTAATTTAATTAGCTCTCTGATTTCCTGTACTTTTAACATCTTAAGGCACCCCTTGTCCATTTCATAATTAAGACTAGATACTAACACTATACG is from Mesobacillus boroniphilus and encodes:
- the accB gene encoding acetyl-CoA carboxylase biotin carboxyl carrier protein, translated to MLKVQEIRELIKLVDQSSIDEFSYEYEGSKIKMKKHGAVKSVVEHVQPAAPAPQPVPAVQETQRPEPKVEAAAVQEVKQEEVQDTSNLHKIVSPMVGTFYQSSSPEADAYVKAGSKVSKDSIVCIVEAMKLFNEIEAEVNGEIVEVLVKDGQLVEYGQALFLVKPE
- the accC gene encoding acetyl-CoA carboxylase biotin carboxylase subunit — translated: MIKKLLIANRGEIAVRVIRACREMEVESVAVYSEADKESLHVQLADEAYCIGPKASKDSYLNFTNIISVAKLTGCDAIHPGYGFLAENADFAELCRECNIIFVGPSPEAIQKMGTKDVARETMKEANVPIVPGSQGIVESTEDAVSLANDIGYPVIIKATAGGGGKGIRVARTEQELVKGINITQQEAMTAFGNPGVYIEKYIEDFRHVEIQVLADSYGHTIHLGERDCSIQRRLQKLLEETPSPALDGEIRAEMGEAAVKAAKAVDYTGAGTVEFIYDYRNRKFYFMEMNTRIQVEHPVTEMVTGVDLIKEQIKIASGERLNLKQEDVEFNGWAIECRINAENPAKNFMPSAGKIKMYLPPGGFGVRIDSAAYPGYTIPPYYDSMIAKVITYGSSREEAIDRMKRALGEFVVEGIHTTIPFHLKLLNHEKFVEGQFNTKFLEMHDLMKEE